One window of the Salvelinus fontinalis isolate EN_2023a chromosome 2, ASM2944872v1, whole genome shotgun sequence genome contains the following:
- the LOC129815934 gene encoding bromodomain and WD repeat-containing protein 3-like, with protein sequence MAEEQCSQIEAELYYLIARFLQSGPCKKSAQILVEELEEYELIPKRWSWDGKQYKRNFQDWVILNQHIPADYLLRVCQQIGPLIDKEAPPSVPGVQTLLGLGRQSLLRTAKSCSHTEWSGTAVAALHRGRPPEPPVSFGKPPSIVSIMGARQATGTARFDHALPSYTYQHMKMHRRILGHLSSVYCVAFDRSGRRIFTGSDDCLVKIWSTDDGRLLSTLRGHAAEISDMAVNYENTLIASASCDKVIRVWCLRTCAPITVLQGHAASITSIQFCPAVKGPMRYLASTGADGMVCLWQWHSLSMKFVDRPVKFIERSRPGVQISTSSFSCGGMFLATGGTDHVIRVYYLGSETPMKLSELDAHMDKVVVVQFCNNSNSLRFVSGSRDGTARIWHYQQQEWKSITLDIATRLPGSAVVNGEDKTKLVPTMVAWDRGDRTVVTAVSNYLLKVWSSTTGQLLHVLSGHDDEVFVLEAHPFDRRIMLSAGHDGNIYMWDLAKGAKIRNFFNMIEGQGHGAAFDCKFSADGQHFACTDSHGHLLIFGFGCSRPYEKIPDQMFFHTDFRPLIRDANNFVLDEQTQQAPHLMPPPFLVDVDGNPHPTHYQRLVPGRESCKEEHLVPQLGYMANGDGEVVEQVIGQLTADEGQGESPLDVLIRQLQNQPDERRDQERGPEGEGAGERPEVVGSPPNVGLRRSGQVEGVRQMHHNAPRSQMATERDLLAWSRRVVVNEVQQGVLRVMEETRRAKGEVECSIYNTERRRKPVPSSSKTEQQAPCKRSLRRTQRKKKQTRPPPAYQTRSAGERRRVDRGRISDSQMDSDSDGEAEEQAEASNASSDGETQWQSDSSSSVSSSDYSDWTADAGINLQPPKRTSRRQVRPPGGSSSSEEAEGQGEEAGRKQAEEKKKKKPKQTKQKKPSSSLSLAGCDAEEWLPPSWIMETIPRRSPFVPQMGDELMYFRQGHQAYVRAVHRAKAYSINPQKQPWNKLNLRDQESVKVVGIKYVVGPPTLCCLKLAFLHPISGKMTNESFSLKYHDMPDVIDFLVLQQFYDEAKEHNWQTGVRFRSIIDDAWWFGSVEDQQPLQPEYPDSLFQCYAVKWDNSEREKMSPWDMEPISDEAELPEEVGDGVVVTEEEVKARLYSPQEGEWGAHSQDEDCQRVIFGINELLTLDLAKAFASPVDLRDYPLYCTVVAYPTDLSTIRRRLENRFYRRISALMWEVRYIEHNARTFNEPQSPIVAAAKVVTDVLLRYIGDQSCTDILDLCHKVKTELSSGEDETAEVDVDSDTPGTSTGQQRANPSPKKRGVVLDVRAWRGQCRELLRRMMDGPDSEPFRQPVDLFTYPDYRDIIDTPMDLGTVTEALVVGNYENPMEFAKDVRLIFSNSKAYTPNKKSQIYTMTLSLSAFFERQIISIISDYKSAVQNQRRRSRQSVSYRKRLNSGGSSPPTSQPSSPKGKHKSGKKVTPKKSQPSSKSQSRRPSQASESSSVVVDEDSQPSSSSSSGTGSHIGGPGADRVTRSRTTPIKNSERNRPLTNGARQSHRRRVLQEGEESGGSNSSSSSSSSSSSLSSSSSDSDSDSESEVGKFVEGGDHDYSKAPRLKTRHKAKGKMAVSGKRRRKEEQEAEEAPERAKRARVQAEIEEEEDDDEQAEDNEQEEEEEEEEPQPQLQREEEDDEEEPEEEEEPEEKEESEEDDSEQGEGGTEGGQKSSSRSKSGQVNTRNQGRRTVLYNDESDEESGTTEDPLNLGMSRSGRVRRMTEKARVSHLMGWNH encoded by the exons GTGATCTTGAACCAGCACATCCCAGCAGACTACCTGCTGAGAGTATGCCAGCAGATTGGTCCTCTCATAGACAAGGAGGCCCCACCTAGCGTCCCTGGGGTCCAGACCCTCCTGGGCTTGGGAAGGCAGTCTTTGCTTCGCACAGCTAAAa GTTGTAGCCACACAGAATGGAGCGGAACTGCTGTTGCTGCGCTGCACCGGGGTCGCCCCCCAGAACCACCAGTCAGCTTTGGGAAGCCCCCCAGCATCG TGTCCATCATGGGCGCTCGCCAGGCTACTGGCACTGCCCGCTTCGACCATGCCCTGCCGTCCTACACCTACCAGCATATGAAAATGCACAGGCGCATCCTGGGCCACCTGTCCTCTGTGTACTGTGTGGCCTTCGACCGCAGTGGCAGACGGATATTTACG GGTTCTGATGACTGTCTGGTGAAGATTTGGTCCACGGATGACGGCCGGCTGCTGTCCACCCTGCGTGGCCATGCGGCCGAGATCTCCGACATGGCAGTGAACTACGAGAACACGCTCATAGCCTCGGCCAGCTGTGACAAGGTCATCCGAGTGTGGTGCCTGCGCACCTGCGCCCCCATCACTGTGCTGCAGGGCCATGCAGCCTCCATCACCTCCATTCAG TTTTGTCCGGCGGTAAAAGGACCGATGCGCTACCTGGCCTCCACTGGCGCAGACGGCATGGTGTGTTTATGGCAATGGCACTCGCTCAGCATGAAGTTTGT TGACCGGCCAGTCAAGTTCATTGAGCGGTCAAGGCCCGGGGTCCagatctccacctcctccttcagCTGTG GTGGCATGTTCCTGGCCACGGGCGGCACTGATCATGTGATCAGGGTGTATTACCTCGGCTCTGAAACACCCATGAAGCTGTCTGAGTTGGATGCTCACATG GACAAAGTTGTGGTAGTCCAGTTTTGTAACAACAGTAACAG CCTGAGGTTTGTGAGTGGCAGTCGGGACGGCACGGCTAGGATCTGGCATTACCAGCAGCAGGAGTGGAAGAGCATTACTCTGGACATAGCCACCAGACTACCAGG GAGTGCTGTTGTGAATGGCGAGGACAAGACCAAGCTGGTGCCGACGATGGTGGCCTGGGACCGCGGTGACCGCACGGTCGTCACAGCGGTCTCTAATTACCTGCTCAAAGTGTGGAGCTCCACCACGGGCCAGCTGCTGCATGTGCTGTCT GGTCATGATGATGAGGTGTTTGTCTTGGAGGCCCACCCATTTGACCGCCGCATCATGCTGTCTGCCGGTCACGACGGCAACATCTACATGTGGGACCTCGCCAAGGGAGCGAAGATCCGCAACTTCTTCAACATG ATTGAGGGCCAAGGCCACGGTGCAGCGTTTGACTGTAAGTTCTCAGCTGATGGACAGCACTTTGCCTGCACTGACTCCCATGGCCACCTGCTCATCTTTGGCTTCGGCTGCAGCAGACCCTATGAGAAG ATTCCTGATCAGatgttcttccacactgacttccGGCCCCTGATCCGGGACGCCAACAACTTTGTCCTGGACGAGCAGACCCAGCAGGCGCCCCACCTCATGCCCCCTCCTTTCCTGGTGGACGTGGACGGGaacccccaccccacccactACCAGCGCCTAGTGCCCGGCAGGGAGAGCTGCAAGGAGGAGCATCTGGTGCCCCAGCTGGGCTACATGGCCAATG GCGATGGTGAGGTGGTGGAGCAGGTGATTGGCCAGCTAACGGCAGATGAGGGTCAGGGAGAAAGCCCATTGGATGTCCTGATCAGACAGTTGCAAAACCAGCCGGATGAGAGGCGGGACCAAGAGAGAGGGcctgaaggagaggggg CTGGTGAGAGaccagaggtagtgggatcgcCCCCTAACGTGGGCCTGAGGAGGAGTGGTCAGGTGGAGGGGGTGCGTCAGATGCACCACAACGCCCCTCGCAGTCAGATGGCCACGGAGAGGGACCTGCTGGCCTGGAGCAGGAGGGTTGTGGTCAACGAAGTCCAGCAAGGAgtcctccg GGTGATGGAGGAGACCAGACGGGCCAAAGGTGAGGTAGAGTGTTccatctacaacacagagaggaggaggaagcctGTACCCAGTTCTTCTAAG ACTGAGCAGCAGGCTCCCTGCAAGCGCTCCCTGCGGCggacccagaggaagaagaagcagaCCAGACCTCCACCAGCGTACCAGACCCGCTCAGCAGGAGAACGTCGCCGTGTGGACAGGGGGAGGATCTCTGACAGCCAGATGGACTCGGACAGcgatggagag GCAGAGGAGCAGGCAGAAGCCAGCAACGCTTCCTCTGATGGGGAAACACAGTGGCAGAGTGACAGCAGTTCCAG TGTCTCCTCCAGTGACTACTCTGATTGGACAGCTGATGCGGGGATCAACCTCCAGCCCCCCAAGCGGACCAGCAGAAGGCAGGTCCGACCGCCCGGTGGCTCCAGCAGTTCAGAGGAGGCCGAGGGCCAGGGAGAGGAGGCCGGAAGGAAGCaggcagaggagaagaagaagaagaagcccaAGCAGACCAAACAGAAG AAACCTAGctcgtctctgtctctggctGGGTGTGATGCGGAGGAATGGCTTCCCCCCTCCTGGATCATGGAGACCATCCCCCGCCGCTCTCCTTTTGTGCCACAGATGGGTGACGAG CTGATGTACTTCAGGCAGGGCCACCAGGCCTACGTCAGGGCAGTGCATAGGGCCAAGGCCTACAGTATCAATCCTCAGAAACAGCCCTGGAACAAGCTCAACCTCAGG GACCAGGAGTCTGTGAAGGTGGTTGGCATTAAGTATGTGGTGGGCCCTCCTACCCTCTGTTGCCTAAAACTTGCCTTCCTGCACCCCATCTCAGGCAAAATGACCAATGAGTCATTCTCCTTAAA GTACCATGACATGCCGGATGTCATTGATTTCCTGGTGCTCCAGCAGTTCTATGACGAAGCTAAAGAGCACAACTGGCAGACTG GTGTGCGCTTCCGGAGCATCATCGATGACGCCTGGTGGTTTGGCTCGGTGGAGGACCAACAGCCACTCCAGCCAGAGTACCCAGACAGCCTGTTCCAGTGCTACGCTGTCAA GTGGGATAATAGCGAGAGGGAGAAGATGAGCCCTTGGGACATGGAGCCCATTTCTGATGAAG CGGAGTTGCCAGAAGAGGTTGGTGACGGGGTGGTggtgacagaggaggaggtgaaggctcGCCTCTACAGCCCCCAGGAGGGGGAGTGGGGGGCTCACTCACAGGACGAGGACTGCCAGAGGGTCATCTTTGGCATCAACGAGCTGCTTACACTGG ACCTGGCCAAGGCGTTTGCATCACCTGTGGACCTGCGGGACTACCCCCTCTACTGCACTGTGGTGGCCTACCCCACTGACCTCAGCACCATCCGCAGACGGCTGGAGAACCGCTTCTACAG GAGGATCTCGGCTCTGATGTGGGAAGTGCGCTACATCGAGCACAACGCCCGCACTTTCAACGAGCCCCAGAGCCCCATCGTGGCAGCAGCCAAGGTGGTGACTGACGTGCTCCTCCGCTACATCGG GGACCAGAGCTGCACAGACATCTTAGATCTGTGCCACAAGGTGAAGACGGAGCTGAGCAGTGGAGAGGACGAG ACTGCTGAGGTGGATGTGGACTCTGACACTCCAGGGACATCCACAGGACAACAG CGGGCCAATCCCAGTCCAAAAAAGCGTGGGGTTGTGTTAGATGTGCGTGCGTGGCGGGGCCAATGTCGGGAGCTGCTGCGGCGTATGATGGACGGCCCTGACTCTGAGCCCTTCAGACAGCCTGTGGACCTCTTCACCTACCCA gaCTATCGAGACATCATAGACACTCCCATGGACCTGGGGACTGTTACAGAGGCGCTGGTCGTCGGAAACTACGAGAACcccatggagtttgccaaagatGTCCGTCTCATTTTCAGCAACTCCAAAGCATATACACCTAACAAGAAGTCACAG atctacaccatgaccctgagcCTATCAGCCTTCTTTGAAAGACAAATCATCTCCATCATCTCCGACTACAAGTCTGCAGTCCAGAACCAGCGGAGGAGGAGTCGCCAGAGTGTCAGCTACAGGAAGAGGCTGAACAGTGGAGGCAGCTCCCCTCCCACCAGCCAACCCTCCAG TCCTAAAGGGAAGCACAAGTCAGGGAAGAAGGTAACACCCAAAAAATCCCAGCCTTCATCTAAGAGCCAGTCTCGCAGGCCATCTCAGG CGTCGGAGTCGAGCAGTGTGGTGGTGGATGAGGACAGCCAGCCCTCGTCCTCCTCCAGCTCCGGGACAGGCAGCCACATTGGGGGCCCAGGGGCTGACCGTGTCACTCGCAGTCGGACCACACCCATCAAGAACTCTG AGCGTAACAGACCTCTCACCAATGGTGCCAGACAGAGCCACCGGCGAAGAGTGCTGCAGGAGGGGGAGGAGTCTGGAGGATCCAAtagctcctcctcttcatcatcgtcttcctcatcattgtcctcctcctcatcagacAGTGATTCAGACAGTGAGTCGGAGGTTGGGAAGTTCGTGGAGGGAGGAGATCACGACTACAGCAAAGCTCCCCGCTTAAAGACCCGCCACAAAGCCAAGGGAAAGATGGCCGTTTCTGGGAAGAGGAGGCGGAAAGAAGAACAGGAGGCGGAGGAGGCTCCAGAGAGAGCCAAGAGAGCACGAGTCCAGGCAGAaattgaggaggaggaagatgacgaCGAACAGGCTGAAGACAATgagcaggaggaggaagaagaggaggaggagccacAGCCGCaactgcagagagaggaggaggatgacgagGAGGagcctgaggaggaagaggaacctGAGGAAAAGGAGGAATCGGAGGAGGACGACTCTGAGCAGGGTGAGGGTGGGACGGAGGGCGGTCAGAAAAGCAGTAGCCGCAGTAAGTCTGGTCAGGTGAACACCCGGAACCAGGGCCGCAGGACAGTGTTGTACAACGACGAGTCAGATGAAGAGTCGGGGACCACAGAGGACCCCCTCAACCTAGGCATGTCCCGCTCAGGACGGGTACGCCGCATGACCGAAAAGGCCCGTGTCAGCCACCTCATGGGCTGgaaccactga
- the LOC129815944 gene encoding uncharacterized protein LOC129815944, producing METTLRFQLRKQCVVELQFVSAPLSCWTAITHEPTASQDNELCLRHLLDITYCCFYHYSLAKFYHFIQQLGKPKIMELQMDRRFHNLTLEQVQTLDQVLTEVIHIHGRGNFPTLEVRPKDIIHVVKDRLVEREIRVRDIRLNGSTASYVMVRDNGTGYRDLDIIFGVELPRQEDFQVIKEVVLGSLRDLLPRGVNRRKITCLTMKEAYVQKMVKVFNEHDRWSLISLSNNRGKTVELRFVNSLRRQFEFSVDSFQIILDHMLESYWETERRQEGQCEGLELHNGNVLYLDRGAEKTIMEPQYPSTSVNLKEDKDNDSMMTHFTDSLCHSEEVIVQKEELSHPMDVHATGMQEEQEVLEKAELDLGSLEDEEEVEEEVVVTVDTVKIQFVQNTDYLSVISSKTMTEEMEPLVPNTSVDPQNNTEESLISESKDINSSPMLLTANSALQQEQAQLQVILQSTSQDCTAVTQNIHLEHAFLPPAKKTYDTSQQVVPDFCPSPKSLRKMSRKMSSTSSLPEKWSLLKDLSDLTTQLFEPIEILPTIQPNPSLIDTDQGHYSSSSGSRQRNLESTKTLTDHLTPAVSSQDKNISPHNIEQIVRVKYSKKPPDSEATQESVSLQTTGDRVPESEPAAAQEPGPPETTTVFPGPSSALKDRVSITVVAECMYGDFEQAMDHLRFRLIATHNPEEIRGGGLLKYSDLLVRNFRPASETEIKSLERYMCSRFFIDFPDLSEQQRKIEAYLRCHFIGDEEMSKYDFLMTLRRVIDESTVCLMGHERRQTLNMITVLALRVLGEQNAIPNTANVTCFYQPAPYMADPIFSSYYIPQAAQPPLLYHPYPLHVHMQTGLV from the coding sequence GTAAACCCAAGATAATGGAGCTCCAAATGGATAGAAGATTCCACAACTTGACCCTGGAGCAAGTCCAGACTCTGGACCAGGTGTTGACAGAGGTGATCCACATCCACGGCCGAGGGAACTTCCCCACCCTGGAGGTGAGACCCAAGGACATCATCCACGTAGTGAAGGACCGGCTAGTGGAGAGGGAGATCAGGGTCAGGGACATCCGCCTCAATGGCTCCACCGCCAGCTATGTGATGGTCAGGGACAACGGCACGGGCTACAGAGACCTGGACATCATCTTTGGAGTGGAGCTGCCCAGACAGGAGGACTTCCAGGTTATCAAGGAGGTGGTGCTGGGCAGCCTGCGTGACCTCCTTCCCCGTGGGGTCAACAGACGCAAGATCACCTGCCTCACCATGAAGGAGGCCTACGTACAGAAAATGGTCAAGGTCTTCAATGAGCACGACCGCTGGAGCCTAATCTCACTGTCCAATAACAGGGGTAAGACTGTGGAGCTCAGGTTCGTAAATTCCCTGCGACGACAGTTTGAATTCAGTGTGGACTCCTTCCAGATTATATTGGACCATATGCTGGAGTCATATTGGGAGACTGAGAGGAGGCAAGAGGGTCAGTGTGAGGGATTGGAGTTACACAATGGCAATGTGTTATATCTGGATAGAGGGGCAGAGAAAACCATAATGGAACCCCAGTACCCTTCCACCTCTGTGAATCTAAAAGAAGATAAAGACAATGACTCAATGATGACACACTTCACTGACAGTCTATGCCACAGTGAAGAGGTTATTGTTCAAAAGGAAGAATTATCGCATCCTATGGATGTGCATGCAACTGGAATGCAAGAGGAACAGGAAGTGTTAGAGAAAGCAGAGCTAGACCTGGGATCTCTGGAGGACGAGGAAGAGGTAGAAGAGGAGGTGGTGGTAACGGTTGATACAGTAAAAATACAATTTGTTCAGAATACAGATTACCTCTCAGTTATATCCTCCAAAACAATGACAGAAGAGATGGAACCTCTGGTGCCAAATACATCTGTAGACCCTCAAAATAACACAGAGGAGTCATTGATTTCTGAGTCAAAAGACATCAATTCATCCCCCATGTTGCTCACAGCGAACTCAGCACTGCAACAAGAGCAAGCTCAACTTCAGGTGATACTTCAATCCACATCCCAAGACTGCACTGCTGTCACACAAAACATACACCTTGAACATGCATTCCTTCCCCCAGCCAAGAAAACCTATGACACATCCCAGCAAGTTGTCCCTGACTTTTGCCCCTCACCTAAATCTCTAAGGAAGATGTCACGAAAGATgagcagcacttcatcactcccTGAAAAATGGTCTTTGTTAAAAGATCTGTCAGATCTTACAACACAGCTGTTTGAGCCTATAGAAATACTCCCAACAATACAACCAAATCCCTCTTTAATAGACACTGATCAAGGCCATTATTCATCCTCCTCAGGGTCCAGACAGAGGAACTTAGAGAGCACTAAAACACTCACAGATCACCTTACTCCAGCTGTTTCATCCCAAGATAAAAACATATCACCCCACAACATAGAACAAATAGTCAGAGTGAAATACTCAAAAAAGCCTCCCGACTCAGAAGCTACTCAGGAATCAGTGTCCCTTCAAACCACAGGAGACAGAGTCCCAGAGTCTGAGCCTGCTGCTGCTCAGGAACCAGGGCCACCAGAGACAACCACAGTCTTTCCAGGGCCAAGCTCGGCCTTAAAAGACAGGGTCAGCATCACTGTGGTAGCAGAGTGCATGTACGGGGACTTTGAGCAAGCCATGGATCACCTGCGCTTCCGACTCATTGCCACCCATAACCCAGAGGAGATCAGAGGAGGTGGACTTCTGAAGTACAGTGACCTGCTCGTGAGGAACTTCAGGCCAGCCAGTGAGACAGAGATCAAGTCCCTTGAGCGTTACATGTGCTCCCGCTTCTTTATTGACTTTCCTGACCTCAGCGAGCAGCAGCGCAAAATCGAGGCCTACCTGCGCTGCCACTTTATTGGCGACGAGGAGATGAGCAAATATGACTTTCTGATGACCCTGCGTCGGGTGATAGATGAGAGTACAGTGTGTCTGATGGGACATGAGCGGAGGCAGACACTCAATATGATCACTGTGCTGGCTCTGAGGGTGCTGGGGGAACAGAATGCCATTCCCAATACTGCCAACGTCACCTGCTTCTACCAGCCTGCACCTTACATGGCTGACCCCATATTCAGCAGCTACTACATTCCCCAGGCAGCACAGCCCCCCCTCCTTTACCACCCCTACCCTTTACATGTCCACATGCAGACCGGCCTGGTGTAG